From a single Bacillus sp. NEB1478 genomic region:
- a CDS encoding acyl-CoA carboxylase subunit beta: protein MDIYEKINELYEKKTEIELGGGDDRIDKQHERGKLTARERIDLLLDEGSFVELNPFIEHRSHDFGLSGLKAPGEGVVTGYGKIHGRPVYLFAQDFTVFGGALGEMHAKKISAVMDLAAKNGTPFIGLNDSGGARIQEGVMSLDGYGHIFYRNSIYSGVIPQISVIMGPCAGGAVYSPAITDFVFMVEKTSQMFITGPKVIETVTGENISSEDLGGAEVHASKSGNAHFTSSSEADVLEEVRRLISYLPQNNKEKPPVLPWGDEEDYRPELTEIIPFDSTRPYDVRNVINEIVDKDSFMEVHAQFARNIVVGFARIKGEVVGLVCNQPKVMAGGLDIDSSDKASRFIRLCDSFNIPIITFEDVTGFFPGVKQEHGGIIRHGAKILYAYSEATVPKITIILRKAYGGAYVALNSKSIGADLVFAWPNAEIAVMGPQGAANVIFSRDIANSEDPEKTRAAKIEEYRTKFANPYIAAANGMVDDVIDPRDTRIKCIQALDMLRTKQEDRPYKKHGNIPL from the coding sequence ATGGACATCTACGAAAAAATTAATGAACTTTATGAAAAGAAGACCGAAATTGAACTAGGCGGCGGAGATGACCGAATCGATAAACAGCATGAGCGTGGAAAACTCACTGCTCGTGAACGAATTGACCTTTTGCTGGATGAAGGATCGTTTGTTGAGCTAAATCCTTTCATTGAGCATCGCTCACATGATTTTGGTTTATCTGGGTTGAAAGCACCTGGAGAAGGTGTTGTTACAGGATACGGGAAAATACATGGACGCCCTGTTTATTTGTTTGCGCAAGATTTTACTGTGTTCGGCGGTGCATTAGGTGAGATGCACGCAAAAAAAATTAGCGCTGTTATGGACTTGGCTGCAAAAAACGGTACTCCTTTTATTGGATTGAACGACTCTGGCGGCGCCAGGATACAAGAAGGGGTCATGTCTTTGGATGGATACGGCCATATCTTTTACAGAAACAGCATATATTCTGGGGTGATTCCGCAAATCTCTGTTATTATGGGACCTTGTGCTGGTGGTGCTGTGTATTCGCCCGCGATAACAGATTTTGTTTTCATGGTGGAGAAAACGAGCCAAATGTTTATTACTGGGCCTAAAGTTATTGAAACGGTTACCGGCGAGAATATATCTTCTGAAGATTTAGGCGGAGCTGAGGTTCATGCTTCGAAAAGCGGCAACGCACATTTTACTTCCTCATCAGAGGCAGATGTGCTAGAAGAGGTTAGAAGATTAATTTCTTACCTTCCGCAGAATAATAAAGAGAAGCCGCCTGTTTTACCATGGGGAGATGAAGAAGATTATCGTCCAGAATTAACAGAAATCATTCCATTTGATTCGACAAGACCTTATGACGTTAGAAATGTGATTAACGAAATCGTTGATAAAGATTCATTCATGGAAGTACACGCACAATTTGCAAGAAATATTGTCGTAGGTTTTGCAAGAATTAAGGGTGAAGTGGTAGGATTAGTATGTAATCAGCCTAAAGTCATGGCTGGTGGACTTGATATTGACTCTTCTGATAAAGCATCCCGTTTTATCAGGCTATGTGATTCCTTTAACATTCCAATTATCACATTTGAAGATGTAACAGGCTTTTTCCCTGGTGTTAAACAAGAGCATGGGGGAATTATTCGACATGGAGCAAAAATTTTATATGCATATTCTGAAGCGACAGTTCCGAAGATTACGATTATACTCCGAAAGGCTTACGGCGGTGCTTATGTAGCATTAAACAGTAAATCGATTGGTGCGGACTTAGTTTTCGCATGGCCGAACGCTGAGATTGCAGTCATGGGACCTCAAGGTGCAGCAAACGTGATTTTCTCACGGGATATTGCAAATAGTGAAGATCCAGAGAAAACAAGAGCTGCGAAAATAGAAGAATATCGTACGAAATTTGCAAATCCATATATTGCAGCTGCAAATGGAATGGTTGATGATGTCATCGATCCAAGAGATACAAGAATCAAGTGTATTCAGGCGTTGGACATGCTGCGCACTAAGCAAGAAGACCGACCTTACAAAAAGCATGGGAATATACCACTATAA
- a CDS encoding MarR family transcriptional regulator — protein sequence MSQVSDRHMMVNYMRGVYKVLEEDWQKSAKALGLTQAELHILWIVSFEEDITISKIAYYGLWDVSTVMQVIKRLKEKGLVELEKKNDDRRISYVYLTEKGWKKQKESADFNCQVYGFLQKWLEDGDRREFYLELIQLHKDLNKHFHGEDFVDWVEDTGKRLHKTNV from the coding sequence ATGAGCCAAGTATCAGACAGACATATGATGGTAAACTATATGCGCGGTGTATATAAAGTTTTAGAAGAAGACTGGCAGAAGTCAGCTAAAGCGCTAGGTTTAACTCAAGCAGAATTGCATATCTTATGGATAGTCTCCTTTGAAGAAGACATTACCATCTCTAAGATTGCGTATTATGGTTTATGGGATGTGTCTACTGTTATGCAAGTCATTAAAAGGTTAAAAGAAAAGGGACTCGTCGAACTCGAGAAAAAGAATGATGATCGGCGCATATCCTACGTATATTTAACAGAAAAGGGCTGGAAAAAGCAAAAGGAATCCGCCGATTTCAATTGTCAAGTATATGGTTTCTTGCAAAAATGGCTTGAGGATGGGGACAGAAGAGAATTTTATCTTGAACTTATTCAACTACATAAGGATTTAAACAAACATTTCCACGGGGAAGATTTTGTGGATTGGGTAGAAGATACCGGTAAAAGATTACATAAGACAAACGTATAA
- the proC gene encoding pyrroline-5-carboxylate reductase codes for MAEAVMEGMLKTNKWLAQHLTIKNRSNKERLQDLRLKYGVSLSVNIKDTINDADIIILAVKPKDAREAIKSLQPFIQKEQLIISVMAGISTSNITEWTKKENPVIRAMPNTSAAIGYSATALSNGKFATDQHVKKAFELFETIGTVTHVAEEKLHIVTGLSGSGPAYVYYIAEAMQKAAEELSLSEEEARNLISQTLLGASLMLKSTAVSPIELRKKVTSPGGTTEAGIGTLDQYQVQDAFLACIKKAVKRSEELGSM; via the coding sequence ATGGCTGAAGCAGTTATGGAAGGAATGCTGAAAACAAACAAGTGGCTGGCTCAGCACCTCACGATCAAAAACCGCTCCAACAAGGAACGGCTTCAAGATCTTCGATTAAAATACGGTGTCTCTTTGTCGGTAAATATTAAAGATACGATCAATGATGCTGATATCATCATTCTAGCTGTAAAACCTAAAGATGCTCGTGAAGCAATTAAAAGCCTGCAGCCTTTTATTCAAAAAGAACAACTAATTATTTCTGTGATGGCAGGAATCTCTACTTCAAATATCACTGAATGGACAAAAAAAGAAAATCCAGTGATACGGGCAATGCCGAATACTTCTGCAGCAATCGGCTATTCAGCAACAGCCCTATCCAACGGAAAGTTCGCAACCGATCAACATGTGAAAAAAGCGTTTGAACTGTTTGAGACAATCGGTACTGTCACACATGTCGCTGAAGAAAAACTTCATATTGTTACAGGACTTTCCGGAAGCGGTCCAGCTTACGTCTATTATATTGCCGAAGCGATGCAAAAAGCGGCTGAAGAACTGAGTTTGTCCGAGGAAGAAGCGAGAAACTTGATCTCACAAACATTGCTAGGTGCATCACTAATGCTAAAATCAACGGCTGTATCGCCGATAGAGCTCCGGAAAAAAGTAACAAGCCCTGGCGGAACAACTGAAGCAGGGATTGGCACACTCGATCAATACCAAGTTCAGGACGCTTTCTTAGCATGTATTAAAAAAGCAGTAAAAAGATCAGAAGAGCTAGGAAGCATGTAA
- a CDS encoding glycerophosphodiester phosphodiesterase, with translation MTYIFAHRGSNKDCPENTMAAFKKAYEDGADGIELDVQLSKDGIPVIIHDEKIDRTTNKNGKVADFTYEELLEIDAGSWFSKSFSNEHIPSLEMFLQWIAPLPLLLNVELKNNEIEYKGLEEKTLELLRYYGMEKRTVISSFNHYSLLKIRKLNPYIETAPLYSAGIYEPWEYVRVVCSQSAHPHYKSLQPYIMEGFKRNNIPVRPYTVNQKKWMHYFFKWGAQAIITDYPLIARSVLHGNPPK, from the coding sequence ATGACCTATATTTTTGCTCATAGAGGATCTAACAAGGATTGTCCAGAAAATACGATGGCTGCATTTAAGAAAGCGTATGAAGATGGGGCTGACGGCATTGAATTGGATGTACAGCTATCAAAAGATGGTATTCCTGTTATTATTCATGATGAGAAAATAGACAGAACAACAAATAAGAACGGAAAAGTAGCTGATTTTACATATGAAGAACTATTAGAAATAGACGCGGGGAGCTGGTTTTCAAAATCATTCAGCAATGAACATATCCCATCGCTCGAAATGTTTTTACAATGGATTGCCCCACTCCCCTTACTTTTAAATGTTGAATTAAAAAATAACGAGATCGAATACAAAGGGCTTGAAGAAAAAACATTGGAACTTCTACGCTATTATGGAATGGAAAAGCGGACAGTGATTTCTTCCTTTAATCATTATAGTTTATTAAAAATCAGAAAGTTAAACCCTTATATTGAAACGGCTCCCCTTTATTCAGCTGGGATCTATGAACCATGGGAATATGTGAGGGTTGTATGTTCGCAGAGTGCACATCCACACTATAAATCTCTTCAGCCTTACATTATGGAGGGCTTTAAAAGAAATAATATTCCGGTAAGACCATACACAGTTAACCAGAAAAAATGGATGCATTACTTTTTCAAATGGGGTGCGCAGGCTATCATAACTGATTACCCGCTTATCGCGAGAAGTGTGCTGCACGGCAATCCACCAAAATAA
- a CDS encoding MBL fold metallo-hydrolase — protein sequence MTKADTIIPITLPTPFDVGPVNCFLLKGDAATLIDCGPKTQEARETLLASLKEHGLKFKDLNQYICTHYHPDHAGLSKEIQDAGVQTIMLKEAVPYVSGDSEFLEWTDSFYTKLYSHFGVPDALGRMELVKLRKLRSFMSTFTPDLTALPDDPVPGHEGFIFLKTPGHAPDHLSLYHKEQGIFIGGDVLLPHISSNALLEPPPLRETERPKTLLQYRETLKNLLTLNLRTVFPGHGEPFSNANDLIRKRLHDQNERAKTIENLLGQDSLTVFDLCVRLFPKLFERQLGLVVSEIAGHLDLLLEEGRIMKDENQGLFYFSQTGAIR from the coding sequence ATGACAAAAGCTGATACTATTATCCCAATAACTCTCCCTACTCCTTTTGATGTAGGTCCTGTCAATTGTTTTCTCCTTAAAGGCGATGCCGCAACGCTCATAGACTGCGGTCCAAAAACACAAGAGGCGAGGGAAACTCTTCTTGCTTCCTTAAAAGAGCACGGTTTGAAATTTAAAGATCTGAATCAATATATTTGTACCCATTATCATCCAGATCATGCTGGATTATCAAAAGAAATTCAAGATGCTGGTGTACAGACTATCATGCTGAAGGAAGCTGTTCCGTATGTAAGTGGAGACAGTGAATTTTTAGAGTGGACAGACTCCTTTTATACGAAGCTTTACAGCCATTTTGGTGTACCTGATGCATTGGGCAGAATGGAATTAGTGAAATTAAGAAAATTGCGATCGTTCATGAGCACTTTTACACCAGATTTAACAGCGCTTCCTGATGATCCAGTACCTGGCCATGAAGGTTTTATCTTTCTAAAAACACCTGGTCATGCTCCTGACCATTTATCGCTTTATCATAAAGAACAAGGGATTTTTATCGGAGGAGATGTACTATTACCCCATATTTCTTCCAACGCTCTCTTAGAACCTCCTCCACTTCGCGAGACGGAGAGGCCTAAAACATTGCTTCAATATCGTGAAACATTAAAAAATCTGTTAACATTAAATCTAAGAACGGTTTTTCCAGGTCACGGAGAGCCTTTTTCAAATGCCAATGATTTGATTCGAAAGCGACTTCATGATCAAAATGAACGGGCAAAAACAATCGAAAACTTGTTAGGTCAAGATTCATTAACCGTTTTTGATCTTTGTGTGCGTCTTTTTCCTAAATTATTTGAAAGACAGCTTGGGCTTGTCGTTTCAGAAATAGCCGGGCATCTGGATTTGCTTTTGGAGGAAGGCCGGATTATGAAGGATGAAAATCAAGGTTTATTTTATTTCAGCCAGACAGGAGCAATACGATGA
- a CDS encoding M20/M25/M40 family metallo-hydrolase, whose protein sequence is MVNEERLLNEFLELVQIDSETRNEKEISIVLKKKFEELGVEVYEDDAESKTEHAAGNLICTLKGNKEGVDTIYFTSHMDTVTPGKGIKPSIKDGYVVTDGTTILGADDKAGLAAMFEAIKVLKEQNIAHGDIQFVITVGEESGLVGAKAMDASKITAKYGFALDSDGPVGDIIVAAPTQAKVRATLYGKSAHAGVAPEKGVSAITIAAKAISRMPLGRIDEETTANIGHFHGGGHGEQTNIVCDQVFVLAEARSLIHEKMEAQTAKMKEAYETVAAEMGGRAEVEIEVMYPGFKFSDGDYVVEVAKKAAEKIGRPHKLLHSGGGSDANIIAGHGIPTVNLAVGYEEIHTTNERMPIKELTKTAEIVLAVIEVAASKKE, encoded by the coding sequence ATGGTAAATGAAGAACGTCTATTAAATGAGTTTTTGGAGCTCGTACAAATTGACTCAGAAACTAGAAATGAAAAAGAAATCTCAATTGTTCTCAAGAAAAAATTTGAAGAGCTTGGGGTAGAAGTGTATGAAGATGATGCTGAATCCAAAACCGAGCATGCAGCAGGAAATTTAATCTGCACACTAAAAGGAAACAAAGAGGGAGTAGATACAATTTATTTTACTTCCCATATGGATACGGTTACACCTGGAAAAGGAATCAAGCCATCTATTAAGGATGGTTATGTTGTAACCGACGGAACAACCATTCTTGGAGCAGATGATAAAGCAGGTCTTGCTGCAATGTTTGAAGCGATCAAAGTGCTAAAAGAACAAAATATTGCTCACGGGGATATCCAGTTTGTCATTACTGTCGGAGAAGAATCCGGATTAGTAGGTGCAAAGGCTATGGATGCATCCAAAATCACTGCAAAATATGGTTTTGCTCTAGATAGTGACGGTCCAGTCGGTGATATAATCGTAGCTGCTCCTACTCAAGCTAAAGTAAGGGCGACACTTTATGGAAAATCGGCACATGCAGGGGTAGCTCCTGAAAAAGGTGTATCTGCGATTACTATAGCTGCAAAAGCAATATCCCGCATGCCCCTAGGCAGAATTGACGAAGAAACAACAGCGAATATCGGCCATTTTCATGGGGGCGGACACGGAGAACAAACGAATATCGTTTGTGACCAAGTATTCGTTCTTGCGGAAGCTCGTTCATTAATTCATGAAAAGATGGAAGCACAAACTGCTAAGATGAAGGAAGCTTACGAAACTGTTGCCGCAGAAATGGGCGGACGTGCGGAAGTTGAAATCGAAGTGATGTATCCAGGGTTTAAGTTTAGTGACGGAGATTATGTTGTTGAAGTAGCAAAAAAAGCTGCAGAAAAGATTGGCCGTCCGCACAAACTGCTTCATAGCGGTGGAGGAAGCGACGCAAATATTATCGCAGGTCATGGGATTCCTACTGTAAATCTTGCAGTGGGGTACGAAGAGATTCATACTACAAACGAAAGAATGCCAATTAAAGAACTTACAAAAACAGCAGAAATTGTCCTAGCTGTAATCGAGGTTGCGGCATCCAAAAAAGAATAG
- a CDS encoding SDR family oxidoreductase: MSSLENKIVAITGASGGLGAHLAMDVAKRKGLPVLLARREEQLKIVQETIFQATGIKAPYYTLDVSNQENVRDVFQNVFTDLQEVHILVNNAGFGVFEEFAESDWQTVESMFSTNVLGLMACTQAVLPYMLQKGFGQIINIASQAGKISTPKSSVYAATKHAVLGFSNGLRLEVAHKGVAVTTVNPGPIATDFFTLADKSGNYVKNIQKLMLKPSYVSKKIVESMERPVRELNLPWWMNAGSTLYQLMPRVVEALGGKSFRQK; encoded by the coding sequence ATGAGTTCACTTGAAAATAAAATTGTTGCGATTACAGGTGCGTCAGGTGGATTAGGCGCACACTTAGCTATGGATGTTGCTAAAAGAAAAGGTCTTCCGGTTCTGCTTGCGAGAAGGGAAGAACAGCTGAAAATTGTTCAAGAAACGATTTTTCAGGCGACAGGGATTAAGGCACCCTATTATACGCTGGATGTTTCAAATCAAGAAAACGTTCGAGATGTCTTTCAGAATGTTTTTACAGATCTTCAAGAGGTACATATTCTAGTAAATAACGCTGGATTTGGTGTGTTCGAGGAATTTGCTGAGTCTGATTGGCAGACTGTAGAGAGTATGTTTTCAACGAACGTGCTTGGATTGATGGCTTGTACACAGGCTGTTCTTCCATACATGCTTCAAAAAGGCTTCGGCCAGATTATTAATATCGCTTCTCAAGCAGGCAAAATTTCAACGCCAAAATCAAGTGTATATGCTGCCACAAAGCATGCAGTTCTTGGTTTTTCGAACGGTCTTAGACTAGAAGTAGCACATAAAGGAGTTGCTGTTACCACGGTGAATCCGGGTCCGATCGCAACAGATTTTTTCACGCTGGCTGATAAGTCAGGGAACTATGTTAAAAATATTCAAAAGCTAATGCTAAAGCCTTCCTATGTTTCTAAAAAAATCGTTGAATCAATGGAGCGTCCTGTTCGTGAGTTGAACCTGCCGTGGTGGATGAATGCAGGAAGCACCCTTTACCAATTGATGCCAAGAGTAGTAGAGGCGTTAGGCGGAAAATCATTTCGGCAAAAATAA
- a CDS encoding DUF3889 domain-containing protein: MKISIKLFSILLAVFLMFSIAAPIGHAAYPGMQEPAYAKWGRLAVFETGKRYPDYQIVDYLYMGRNLAQNGDNVERFKLWLRKGSAEKGVVITITLTPQRTFKSITFQETAR, translated from the coding sequence TTGAAGATTTCAATCAAATTATTTTCAATTTTGTTAGCTGTTTTTCTAATGTTTTCCATTGCAGCACCAATTGGTCATGCTGCCTATCCTGGTATGCAAGAACCGGCATATGCAAAATGGGGAAGACTTGCTGTTTTTGAAACAGGAAAACGTTATCCTGACTATCAGATTGTAGACTATTTATATATGGGTCGAAATTTGGCACAAAACGGAGATAATGTCGAACGATTTAAGTTATGGCTTAGAAAAGGTTCAGCAGAAAAAGGAGTCGTGATCACTATTACTTTAACACCGCAGCGGACATTTAAAAGTATTACATTCCAAGAAACAGCTCGATGA
- a CDS encoding YqzH family protein → MEDILLRKMILRTLKDYLWEEEDCILNEEEWCQLKTKIMKQIKEENQEEAVYAIVQDVVYEYFTNK, encoded by the coding sequence ATGGAGGATATTTTATTAAGAAAGATGATTTTACGAACATTGAAGGATTATTTATGGGAAGAAGAAGATTGCATTTTAAACGAAGAGGAATGGTGCCAATTAAAGACGAAGATTATGAAACAGATTAAGGAAGAAAATCAGGAAGAAGCAGTATATGCCATCGTTCAAGACGTGGTATATGAGTATTTTACAAACAAATAA
- the namA gene encoding NADPH dehydrogenase NamA: MQSLLFQPLTIRDVTLKNRIVMSPMCMYSCYEQDGQVTPWHLAHYTSRAVGQTGLIMTEAAAVSPQGRISPEDLGIWDDSHIEGLSELVKSIKDNGAKAAIQIAHAGRKAVIDGPIIAPSAIAFSDNMKTPEEMTLEQITETVNQFRAAAKRAKEAGFDIIEIHGAHGYLINEFLSPLSNRRTDSYGGNQQKRYRFLQEIIASIRLEWDGPLFVRISANDYHPEGNTPEDYVTYASWMKEDGVDLIDCSSGAVVPAKIKTYPGYQVPFSDLIKNKADIATAAVGLITSGRQAEEILQNQRADLIFIAREFLRDPYWPRTAAEELGEDIQSPKQYERGW, encoded by the coding sequence ATTCAATCTTTACTATTTCAACCACTTACAATTCGTGACGTAACGTTAAAGAATCGTATTGTGATGTCTCCGATGTGCATGTATTCTTGCTATGAACAAGATGGCCAAGTGACACCTTGGCACTTGGCGCACTATACATCAAGAGCAGTAGGTCAAACAGGCTTAATCATGACTGAAGCTGCAGCTGTCAGTCCTCAAGGAAGAATAAGCCCTGAAGATTTAGGGATCTGGGATGACAGCCACATAGAGGGCTTATCAGAGCTTGTTAAATCCATTAAAGATAACGGTGCCAAGGCGGCTATTCAAATTGCGCATGCTGGCCGTAAAGCGGTGATTGACGGGCCGATCATAGCCCCTTCTGCTATCGCATTTTCTGATAATATGAAAACACCTGAAGAAATGACATTAGAGCAAATAACAGAAACCGTCAATCAATTCCGAGCAGCTGCCAAGAGAGCAAAAGAAGCTGGTTTTGATATTATTGAAATCCATGGAGCCCACGGGTACTTAATTAACGAATTCCTCTCTCCACTTTCAAATAGAAGAACCGACTCATATGGAGGAAATCAGCAAAAGAGATATCGTTTTTTACAAGAAATCATTGCTTCTATAAGGCTGGAATGGGACGGTCCCTTGTTTGTAAGAATCTCAGCCAATGATTATCATCCAGAAGGAAACACGCCTGAAGATTATGTGACCTACGCTTCCTGGATGAAAGAAGATGGCGTTGATCTCATTGACTGCAGTTCAGGTGCTGTTGTTCCTGCGAAAATCAAGACTTATCCCGGTTACCAAGTCCCTTTTAGTGACTTGATCAAAAATAAAGCAGACATCGCGACTGCTGCTGTCGGGTTAATCACTTCTGGACGTCAAGCCGAAGAAATTCTTCAAAACCAAAGAGCAGATTTGATCTTTATTGCGCGGGAGTTCTTGAGAGATCCGTATTGGCCAAGAACAGCTGCTGAAGAATTAGGGGAAGACATACAAAGTCCAAAACAATATGAACGAGGTTGGTAA
- a CDS encoding DNA polymerase IV yields the protein MLHQSSMPKRRIIFHVDMNSFYASVEMAKDSSLRGKPLAVAGNVEERKGIIVTCSYEAREKGVKTTMPLWQAKKLCPNLIVVPPDFETYKLYSSQIFRLLLEYTEWVEPVSIDEGYMDVTECQNQLQLANEIQQRLLHELNMPCSIGIAPNKFLAKMASDMKKPLGITVLRKRDIPHKLWPLKVGELHGIGKKTEEKLNKYEIITVKDLAHAVDYEMKQRFGINGLKMKERANGIDSRPVDPSSVSDHRSIGSSTTLSEDIETVSEAEPVFRRLSEKVTKRLESKGCLALTVAITIRYSDRKTITRSKMLGNPSRNQEEIFKVAMKLFRQNWSKAAVRLLGITATEVIEKENATVQLDLFSVAKNEKEALLYDVLSTIEKKHGEGIIKRGKNSKGCE from the coding sequence ATGTTACATCAATCCTCTATGCCAAAAAGAAGAATAATATTTCATGTGGATATGAATAGCTTCTATGCATCCGTTGAGATGGCAAAGGACTCAAGCCTGAGAGGAAAACCCTTGGCAGTAGCGGGTAATGTTGAAGAACGGAAAGGCATCATTGTGACATGCAGCTATGAAGCGAGAGAAAAAGGAGTTAAAACGACCATGCCATTATGGCAAGCGAAAAAGCTATGTCCTAATCTTATTGTTGTACCTCCTGATTTTGAGACGTATAAGCTATATTCCTCTCAAATATTTCGTCTTCTACTTGAGTATACAGAATGGGTTGAACCTGTTTCTATTGATGAAGGTTATATGGATGTTACAGAATGTCAAAATCAACTACAATTAGCAAACGAAATTCAGCAGCGATTGCTCCATGAACTAAATATGCCATGTTCGATTGGTATTGCACCGAATAAATTTTTGGCAAAAATGGCTTCAGATATGAAAAAACCTCTCGGCATTACCGTATTAAGAAAACGGGACATCCCTCATAAACTTTGGCCGTTAAAAGTCGGAGAGCTCCACGGAATCGGTAAAAAGACGGAAGAAAAATTGAATAAGTATGAAATCATCACTGTAAAAGACCTCGCACATGCTGTTGATTATGAAATGAAACAGCGCTTTGGGATCAACGGCTTAAAAATGAAAGAAAGAGCTAATGGCATCGATTCCCGGCCTGTAGATCCATCATCAGTAAGTGATCATCGATCGATTGGAAGTTCAACGACCTTAAGTGAAGATATTGAGACAGTGAGTGAGGCAGAACCAGTATTCAGAAGGTTGTCAGAAAAAGTAACCAAGCGGCTTGAATCGAAAGGGTGCCTCGCCTTAACCGTAGCGATTACAATCAGATATAGCGACAGGAAAACGATCACGAGAAGCAAAATGCTTGGAAATCCTTCGCGTAATCAGGAAGAAATTTTTAAAGTCGCCATGAAGTTATTTAGGCAGAATTGGTCAAAAGCAGCAGTACGTTTGCTTGGAATTACAGCGACAGAAGTGATTGAGAAAGAAAATGCTACTGTTCAGCTTGATTTATTCTCAGTTGCAAAAAATGAAAAAGAAGCGCTTCTGTATGATGTATTATCTACTATCGAAAAGAAGCATGGTGAAGGAATCATTAAACGTGGAAAAAATAGCAAGGGCTGTGAATGA
- a CDS encoding phosphatase PAP2 family protein gives MTLKNNKVRAVVFIAVFIMLFFLFSVLYKQSSVRQMDVWVMKNIVGLHNSGLNSVFIALSNFASRPYQYAVYIFFSVIWIFAEKKWREPLVLGICIMGIRYGNHWLKNFYDRDRPAFHPVIEISGYSFPSGHAMISIAFFSMLSFLLVQNYSFMKRRKKLIYGLTGLFVFLVGFSRVYLGVHYPTDVLGGFFAGGTWLLVCILLYELLQKIKFGSNKH, from the coding sequence ATGACTCTTAAAAATAACAAGGTAAGAGCGGTAGTCTTTATTGCTGTTTTTATTATGCTCTTTTTTCTTTTTTCTGTACTTTATAAACAGTCTTCTGTAAGACAGATGGATGTTTGGGTAATGAAAAATATTGTTGGCCTACACAATTCAGGTCTGAATTCCGTATTTATTGCTTTGTCAAATTTTGCATCCCGTCCTTATCAATATGCTGTTTATATCTTTTTTTCTGTTATTTGGATATTTGCTGAAAAAAAGTGGAGAGAACCCCTTGTGTTAGGGATTTGCATTATGGGTATCAGATATGGGAATCATTGGCTGAAGAACTTTTATGATCGGGATCGCCCTGCTTTTCATCCTGTCATCGAAATAAGCGGTTATAGTTTTCCAAGTGGACACGCGATGATCTCCATCGCATTCTTCTCTATGCTTTCATTTTTGCTCGTTCAAAACTACTCCTTTATGAAGCGCAGAAAAAAATTGATATACGGATTGACAGGTTTGTTTGTTTTTTTAGTTGGTTTCAGCCGTGTGTATCTAGGCGTCCACTATCCGACAGATGTTCTAGGAGGTTTTTTTGCAGGAGGTACCTGGTTATTAGTATGTATACTGTTGTATGAATTGCTGCAAAAAATAAAATTTGGTTCAAATAAACATTAA